A portion of the Pusillibacter faecalis genome contains these proteins:
- a CDS encoding type II toxin-antitoxin system YafQ family toxin, with product MLTIKYQTAFKKDYKRIVRRGYDVRLLEEVISILAEQKPLPEIYRDHNLSGDYIGCRECHITPDWLLIYEIKNDELVLCLTRTGTHSDLF from the coding sequence ATGCTGACGATTAAGTATCAGACGGCCTTTAAGAAGGACTATAAGAGAATTGTCCGGAGAGGCTATGACGTGCGGCTGCTGGAGGAAGTAATTAGTATTTTGGCGGAACAAAAGCCGCTGCCGGAGATATATCGGGATCATAACTTGTCCGGAGATTATATCGGGTGCAGGGAATGCCATATAACTCCGGACTGGCTTTTGATCTATGAAATCAAGAATGATGAGCTTGTTCTCTGCTTGACCAGAACGGGAACGCATAGTGACTTGTTCTGA
- a CDS encoding type II toxin-antitoxin system RelB/DinJ family antitoxin, which translates to MASTNINIRMDTDLKMQFEAFCADMGMTMTTAFNVFAKKAVREYRIPFEISGEVPNAVTRKAIEDVENGIGMSRAFSSVKELMEDLNADD; encoded by the coding sequence ATGGCAAGCACGAATATCAATATCCGCATGGATACTGACTTGAAGATGCAGTTTGAGGCTTTTTGCGCTGATATGGGAATGACGATGACAACCGCTTTCAATGTTTTTGCAAAAAAGGCGGTGCGTGAGTATCGTATTCCCTTTGAGATCAGCGGCGAAGTGCCGAATGCTGTCACGAGAAAAGCAATCGAGGACGTAGAGAATGGGATTGGAATGAGCAGGGCTTTTTCCTCCGTAAAAGAGCTGATGGAGGATCTGAATGCTGACGATTAA
- a CDS encoding plasmid recombination protein, which translates to MQKKGRVSGIGTTISGMMGQGSIRHNNREFTAANVDRDRSGQNIVFVNEDLKQVYHELFDAALEIYNAGKKKTRDKIPDYYEHIRQSKQEKLFHEAIFQIGNLSDCGCGSEGGRRAAEALTEFAKTFQERNPHLRVFNMVLHMDEATPHLHVDYIPVATEQTRGLSTRVSMKQALKQQGFTGLGRKQTEWKAWMDREKDMLTEIAQQHEFEIISLGSNRRHMDLPEYRAAIQEAEAVQEQTVASTQELTDLQEQRTELKREIKSLSGASAALKAAERVRVDFDAIRPEKTLTGAVKGVTVEQIRELKAAAMSGAASKQENVELKKENAALRKDKAELQKKVPSIMDRMEAAAKQNQLERLRYENMELKEALEEERSFSDRLLEGIDRVLDMLERHLPKQLLDLVDKARDLLPEHQSYRQEQQREKGHSWGDMSL; encoded by the coding sequence GTGCAGAAGAAAGGACGGGTGAGCGGTATCGGCACAACCATTTCTGGCATGATGGGACAGGGTAGTATCCGGCATAACAACCGGGAGTTTACAGCGGCCAATGTAGACCGCGACCGGTCGGGGCAGAACATCGTCTTTGTCAACGAGGATCTGAAGCAGGTCTATCACGAGCTGTTTGACGCGGCGCTGGAGATCTACAACGCCGGGAAGAAAAAGACCAGAGATAAGATCCCGGACTATTACGAGCATATCCGGCAGAGTAAGCAAGAGAAGCTGTTCCATGAGGCCATCTTCCAGATCGGAAATCTCAGCGACTGCGGCTGCGGCTCGGAGGGTGGCCGGCGGGCAGCCGAGGCGCTGACGGAGTTCGCAAAAACCTTTCAGGAGCGCAACCCCCATCTCCGGGTGTTCAACATGGTGCTGCATATGGACGAGGCCACGCCGCACCTTCATGTAGACTATATCCCGGTGGCAACGGAGCAGACGCGGGGCCTGTCTACGAGGGTGTCCATGAAGCAGGCGCTCAAGCAGCAGGGATTTACCGGGCTTGGCCGGAAACAGACCGAATGGAAGGCTTGGATGGATCGGGAGAAGGACATGCTGACAGAGATCGCCCAGCAGCACGAATTTGAAATCATTTCTCTTGGCAGCAACCGGCGGCACATGGACTTGCCGGAGTACCGGGCGGCGATACAGGAGGCCGAGGCCGTGCAAGAGCAGACGGTGGCATCCACGCAGGAGCTGACAGACCTGCAGGAGCAGAGGACGGAGCTGAAGCGGGAAATCAAGTCGCTCTCCGGCGCTTCTGCGGCGCTGAAGGCCGCAGAACGGGTGCGGGTGGACTTTGATGCTATCCGACCGGAAAAAACGCTCACAGGAGCTGTCAAGGGCGTTACGGTGGAGCAGATCAGGGAACTCAAGGCTGCGGCCATGAGCGGCGCAGCGTCGAAGCAGGAAAATGTGGAGCTGAAAAAGGAAAATGCTGCGCTGAGAAAAGACAAGGCCGAGCTGCAAAAAAAGGTTCCGTCTATCATGGATCGGATGGAAGCTGCGGCAAAACAGAACCAGCTTGAACGACTCCGGTATGAGAACATGGAACTGAAAGAGGCGCTGGAGGAAGAACGGAGCTTTTCCGACCGGCTGCTGGAGGGCATCGACCGGGTGCTGGATATGCTGGAGCGGCACCTGCCGAAGCAGCTTCTTGACCTCGTCGATAAGGCGCGGGATCTGCTGCCGGAGCATCAGTCCTACCGGCAGGAACAGCAGCGAGAGAAAGGCCATTCCTGGGGTGACATGAGCCTGTGA